One part of the Aurantibacillus circumpalustris genome encodes these proteins:
- the hflX gene encoding GTPase HflX — MQDDGLSKEYLDELAFLAETYGLKTIKTYTQKLEKPDKATFIGKGKLEEIKNFVLENAIDVVIFDDELSPSQQRNLEKELGKKILDRTTLILEIFEQRAQTAHAKTQVQLAQYQYMLPRLTGMWTHLERQRGGTGTRGGAGEKEIETDRRIVRDKIALMKERLRDIDKQMATQRKNRGELIRVALVGYTNVGKSTIMNLLSKSNVFAENKLFATLDTTVRKVTLDNVFFLLSDTVGFIRKLPTQLVESFKSTLDEVREADVLIHVVDISHKNFEEHINVVKQTLLEIGAGDKPTILVFNKIDAFTYTHKDEDDLTPSTRDNLTLEEIKNTWMKSLNNPCLFISAQSKEGLDEFKKTVYEMVKELHLKRYPYNNLLY, encoded by the coding sequence ATGCAGGACGACGGACTTTCGAAAGAATACCTTGACGAACTTGCTTTTCTCGCAGAGACCTATGGCCTTAAAACAATAAAGACCTACACTCAAAAATTAGAAAAGCCTGATAAAGCGACCTTTATTGGAAAAGGTAAATTAGAAGAAATAAAAAACTTTGTTCTTGAGAATGCCATTGATGTGGTGATTTTTGATGACGAATTATCACCTTCACAGCAACGAAATCTCGAAAAAGAATTAGGGAAAAAAATACTGGATCGCACCACGCTTATTCTTGAAATATTTGAGCAGCGAGCACAAACAGCGCATGCTAAAACGCAAGTGCAATTAGCACAATACCAATATATGCTTCCTCGATTAACGGGTATGTGGACACACTTAGAACGTCAGCGTGGTGGCACCGGAACACGCGGTGGCGCTGGTGAAAAAGAAATTGAGACTGACAGAAGGATTGTGCGTGACAAAATCGCTTTGATGAAAGAAAGGTTGCGTGACATTGACAAACAAATGGCCACACAACGTAAAAACCGTGGCGAGTTAATTCGCGTGGCACTTGTTGGTTATACCAATGTAGGGAAAAGCACAATTATGAATCTGCTGAGCAAGAGTAATGTGTTTGCTGAAAATAAATTATTCGCTACGCTGGATACAACTGTAAGAAAAGTCACTTTAGATAATGTATTTTTTCTTTTAAGTGATACTGTAGGATTTATTAGAAAACTTCCCACACAATTAGTTGAAAGTTTTAAATCAACGTTGGATGAAGTCCGCGAAGCAGATGTACTTATTCATGTGGTAGATATTTCGCATAAAAATTTTGAAGAGCATATTAACGTTGTAAAACAAACTTTATTAGAAATTGGAGCAGGAGACAAACCAACCATTTTAGTATTTAATAAAATTGATGCTTTCACATACACGCACAAAGACGAAGACGATTTAACGCCATCTACCCGCGATAATTTAACGCTCGAAGAAATTAAAAACACCTGGATGAAGAGTTTGAATAACCCTTGCTTATTCATTAGCGCGCAATCAAAAGAAGGACTTGATGAATTTAAAAAAACCGTTTACGAAATGGTTAAGGAACTGCATTTAAAACGTTATCCGTACAATAACCTTCTTTATTAA
- a CDS encoding c-type cytochrome, with product MIVSVLFLVTGIVLMTQLPFGGKYDYLFYIKIALVLGSIPIAVIGFKKSNKILAALSLLMITGSFGLAESYHKKKAIPKEGMEAVASNDGESLYKMNCVVCHGSDGKLGLSGAKDLGTSSMTLEEIKEIILHGKGLMPAAQVDEEQANAITEYVQTTIKGH from the coding sequence ATGATTGTGAGTGTTTTGTTTCTTGTAACAGGAATTGTTTTAATGACGCAGTTGCCTTTTGGCGGTAAATACGATTACCTATTTTATATAAAAATTGCTTTAGTTCTTGGGTCTATACCAATTGCTGTTATTGGATTCAAAAAATCAAATAAAATTTTAGCTGCTTTAAGTTTATTAATGATTACTGGGAGTTTTGGTTTGGCAGAATCTTACCACAAGAAAAAAGCTATTCCAAAGGAAGGCATGGAAGCTGTTGCATCAAACGATGGTGAATCTTTATATAAAATGAATTGCGTTGTTTGCCACGGAAGTGACGGAAAATTAGGTTTGAGTGGCGCAAAGGATTTAGGTACAAGCTCTATGACACTAGAAGAAATAAAAGAAATTATTTTACACGGAAAAGGTTTGATGCCTGCTGCGCAAGTAGACGAAGAACAAGCAAACGCTATTACTGAATACGTTCAAACTACTATTAAAGGTCATTAA
- a CDS encoding T9SS type A sorting domain-containing protein: MKKVIAIFVFFTGTHSVVSQTVVSSCSASDSVKVLYIDDADRLALKKIYQQNLTDTNSIVIPQAHTDTILKALIAVYNATTLPARNAVVSLYNIHTFPNPIMNRLYVAADSTLPWMQQLKAGNIPTGNTQADGLISTYSLTIQNYSSYSSWFSYHVVTFKSDSNYNTAPLTDLFENISGVVFSETGSVVGDGNDISAVIYPNHVELTYSLGWGDCPAGCINRHFWKFNVYYDCSVEYVGEYGPPLPPVPPKIFVSGSICTNATLTVNILGANSYSLNNQSVSNSQFTLSSPTATSYVILASNGTYSTSQSISIVDCGAITAVINENKSHSNISIYPNPVNEILTIEFPDSYGHINGKTEMKIVDCLGKIIINEEFRAKMKNDATQINISALPSGVYYIKVGNETRKFVKE; this comes from the coding sequence ATGAAAAAAGTAATCGCAATTTTCGTTTTTTTCACAGGGACGCATTCTGTCGTTTCTCAAACAGTTGTTTCGTCTTGCTCAGCTTCTGATAGTGTAAAGGTATTGTACATTGACGATGCAGATAGACTCGCGCTGAAAAAAATTTATCAGCAAAACTTAACGGATACCAACAGCATTGTAATACCTCAGGCGCATACGGATACTATTTTAAAAGCACTAATTGCTGTTTATAATGCGACAACGCTGCCCGCTAGAAATGCCGTTGTCTCTCTGTACAATATTCATACATTTCCTAATCCAATCATGAATAGATTATATGTTGCCGCAGATTCGACTTTGCCTTGGATGCAGCAATTAAAAGCCGGTAATATTCCTACAGGCAATACACAAGCTGATGGTTTAATTTCCACGTACAGTCTTACAATACAAAACTACTCTAGTTACTCAAGTTGGTTTTCATATCACGTTGTAACTTTTAAATCAGATAGCAACTATAATACTGCCCCTCTGACCGATTTGTTTGAAAACATTTCAGGTGTAGTTTTTTCGGAGACAGGTAGTGTTGTTGGTGACGGAAACGACATTTCAGCTGTAATCTATCCTAACCATGTAGAACTGACTTATTCTCTAGGTTGGGGTGATTGTCCTGCGGGTTGCATAAATAGGCATTTTTGGAAATTCAATGTTTATTATGATTGTTCTGTAGAGTATGTAGGAGAGTATGGGCCACCGTTACCACCTGTACCACCCAAAATATTTGTTTCTGGTTCAATTTGCACTAATGCTACTTTAACTGTAAACATTTTGGGTGCCAATTCGTATTCATTAAACAATCAGTCAGTATCTAATTCACAATTCACTCTTAGTTCTCCAACGGCCACTTCTTATGTGATTTTAGCTTCAAATGGTACTTATTCCACTTCGCAATCTATTTCAATTGTTGATTGTGGTGCTATAACTGCCGTCATAAACGAAAATAAATCACACTCAAACATTTCAATTTATCCTAACCCAGTAAATGAAATCTTAACTATTGAATTTCCAGACAGCTATGGGCATATAAATGGAAAAACTGAAATGAAAATAGTTGATTGTCTTGGAAAAATAATAATCAACGAGGAATTTAGAGCAAAAATGAAAAATGATGCCACACAAATAAACATTAGTGCATTGCCCAGCGGCGTTTATTATATAAAAGTCGGAAATGAAACAAGAAAGTTTGTGAAGGAGTGA
- a CDS encoding amidohydrolase family protein, with protein MNKSVLYLILFVALQCNLKAQSTFPTNGAPFNSHTIYAFVNANIYVDYETLLTKGTLLIQDGKVLGAGEKIEIPKNATVIDLNEKFIYPSFIDLYGDYGLPPIKKEKRQPGPHMESSEKGAFGWNESIRSNIDSYKLFVHNTEKANELKKLGFGSVLSCSKDGIVRGSAMLVNLNSENENKSIIIDKAAGLYSFNKGTSLQDYPNSLTGAIALLRQTYLDAAWYALNKNKTEYNITLDEFNKLQTLPSVFEGNDKFNDLRASKVGKEFNVKYIVKGGGNEYQRISDIKSTSLNYIIPVNFPEAYDVEDPYEAQGISLAELKHWELAPSNPSALEKNNITFCFTTSDLKDKKVFLKNIRKAIQYGLTEKTALKALTANPAQFINASDKIGALKKGYFANFFISTKSIFDEEASIIQHWVVGEPNLYEEINTPDLRGNYILSVSERTYSLKLSGEQSKPKAVVLIDTTKKRVTYDFEDNFLMLSFQIDSINNFRGTASYNKETKGFDGNAQLSNGSWKKFQINFISADTSKKKPKSEPSALNLGKVIYPFTTYGEELPEESTLFKESWNKFKNRYSAILIKNATVWTNNGDTVLQDYDVYVVDGKIVRIAPNIDAPKLAYAKVIDAKGKHLTPGIIDEHSHIALTAGVNEGTQASSAEVRMGDVINPEDINIYRQLSGGVTTAQLLHGSANPIGGQSVLIKLRWGHNAEDMKYEKADPFIKFALGENVKQSNWGDLNKVRFPQSRMGVEQVYVDFFTRAKEYDKEQQLSAKGINTSSFRRDLELEALAEILNMKRFITCHSYVQSEINMLMHVADSFGFKVNTFTHILEGYKVADKMKVHGANASTFSDWWAYKNEVMEAIPYNAAVLTKVGVNTAINSDDAEMARRLNQEAAKCIKYGGLSETEALKLVTLNPAKMLHIDNKVGRIKVGMVADLVLWTDNPLSVYAKADKTIIDGQIYFDRDEDVKLQEKIKNERSRIITKLLLEKSKGTKVVKPTHENQRLYHCNTIEGVSEEETGLR; from the coding sequence ATGAATAAATCGGTTTTATACCTTATACTTTTCGTCGCTCTCCAATGTAATTTGAAAGCACAGAGTACTTTTCCAACTAACGGAGCGCCTTTTAATTCACATACAATTTATGCGTTTGTAAACGCAAATATTTATGTGGACTATGAAACTCTTCTAACTAAAGGTACTTTATTGATTCAGGATGGTAAAGTTTTAGGTGCAGGTGAAAAAATTGAAATCCCGAAAAATGCCACTGTTATCGATTTGAATGAAAAATTTATTTACCCTTCGTTTATAGATTTATATGGCGATTACGGACTTCCCCCAATAAAGAAAGAAAAAAGACAACCGGGCCCGCATATGGAGAGTTCTGAAAAAGGAGCGTTTGGCTGGAATGAGAGTATCCGTTCAAATATAGATTCCTATAAATTATTTGTACACAATACTGAAAAAGCAAACGAATTAAAAAAACTGGGTTTTGGTTCAGTACTTTCTTGTTCTAAAGATGGCATTGTAAGAGGAAGTGCTATGCTTGTTAACCTGAATTCTGAAAATGAAAATAAAAGTATTATCATAGATAAAGCTGCTGGATTATATTCCTTCAATAAAGGAACTTCACTACAAGATTATCCAAATTCTTTAACGGGCGCAATTGCATTATTGCGTCAAACGTATCTGGACGCCGCATGGTATGCGTTGAATAAAAACAAAACAGAGTATAACATTACTTTAGATGAGTTTAATAAATTACAAACCTTGCCATCAGTGTTTGAAGGGAATGATAAATTTAATGACCTGCGTGCTTCCAAAGTCGGAAAAGAATTCAATGTAAAATACATTGTAAAAGGCGGAGGAAACGAATACCAACGGATAAGTGACATCAAAAGCACTTCGTTGAATTATATTATCCCTGTCAACTTTCCCGAAGCTTACGATGTGGAAGATCCTTACGAAGCACAGGGCATTTCTCTGGCAGAATTAAAACATTGGGAATTGGCTCCCAGTAACCCTTCAGCTTTAGAAAAAAATAATATTACCTTTTGTTTCACTACTTCTGATTTAAAAGATAAAAAAGTATTCCTCAAAAACATTCGCAAAGCGATTCAATATGGATTGACTGAAAAAACAGCACTCAAAGCCTTAACAGCTAATCCGGCTCAATTTATAAACGCCTCTGATAAAATTGGCGCACTTAAAAAAGGATACTTCGCTAATTTTTTTATCAGCACAAAATCAATATTTGACGAAGAGGCTTCTATCATTCAGCATTGGGTGGTAGGCGAGCCAAATTTGTATGAAGAAATTAATACGCCTGATTTAAGAGGAAATTATATTCTAAGTGTTTCGGAAAGAACCTACAGTCTCAAACTTTCAGGAGAACAATCGAAACCCAAAGCAGTAGTTTTAATTGATACGACTAAAAAGAGGGTTACCTATGATTTTGAAGATAATTTTTTAATGCTCAGTTTTCAAATCGATTCAATAAATAATTTTAGAGGAACTGCTTCTTATAATAAAGAAACAAAAGGTTTTGATGGCAATGCACAACTATCAAATGGTAGTTGGAAAAAATTTCAAATTAATTTTATTTCGGCCGATACTTCCAAAAAGAAACCAAAATCAGAGCCTTCCGCTTTAAATCTTGGAAAGGTTATTTATCCTTTTACGACATATGGAGAAGAACTTCCCGAAGAAAGTACCCTCTTTAAAGAGTCATGGAATAAATTTAAAAACCGTTATTCGGCTATCTTAATAAAAAACGCAACGGTATGGACTAACAACGGCGATACGGTTTTGCAGGATTACGACGTGTATGTGGTGGACGGAAAAATAGTGCGCATTGCTCCCAATATTGACGCCCCTAAACTGGCCTATGCAAAAGTTATTGATGCAAAAGGAAAGCACCTTACGCCAGGAATCATTGATGAACACAGTCATATCGCTTTAACTGCCGGAGTAAATGAAGGTACTCAAGCAAGCAGTGCAGAAGTGCGGATGGGTGATGTAATTAATCCAGAAGATATTAATATTTACCGCCAACTTTCAGGTGGTGTCACAACTGCTCAGTTGTTGCATGGCTCGGCTAATCCAATTGGTGGTCAAAGTGTATTAATTAAGTTGCGCTGGGGCCATAACGCCGAAGACATGAAATATGAAAAGGCTGATCCATTTATAAAATTTGCTTTGGGTGAAAATGTAAAACAAAGTAATTGGGGCGATTTAAATAAAGTACGTTTTCCTCAATCGCGCATGGGTGTGGAACAAGTATATGTTGATTTTTTCACACGCGCGAAAGAGTACGATAAAGAGCAGCAACTTTCTGCTAAAGGAATAAATACAAGTTCTTTCAGACGAGATCTGGAATTAGAAGCATTGGCAGAAATTTTAAATATGAAGAGATTTATTACTTGTCACAGTTATGTACAAAGTGAAATAAATATGCTCATGCATGTGGCAGATAGTTTTGGTTTTAAAGTAAATACCTTTACACATATTCTTGAAGGGTATAAAGTTGCCGATAAAATGAAAGTGCATGGAGCAAACGCTTCTACATTCTCCGATTGGTGGGCTTATAAAAATGAAGTGATGGAAGCAATTCCATATAACGCAGCTGTACTTACAAAAGTTGGAGTGAATACTGCGATTAATAGTGATGATGCAGAAATGGCGCGACGTCTTAATCAAGAAGCTGCAAAGTGTATTAAGTATGGTGGACTTTCAGAAACAGAAGCATTAAAGCTCGTTACGCTTAATCCTGCAAAAATGTTACACATTGATAATAAAGTTGGACGTATTAAAGTAGGCATGGTTGCAGATTTGGTGTTATGGACAGACAATCCTTTAAGCGTTTATGCAAAAGCAGATAAGACAATTATTGATGGTCAAATTTATTTTGACAGAGATGAAGATGTGAAGCTGCAGGAAAAAATTAAAAATGAAAGATCTCGCATCATCACAAAATTACTTTTAGAAAAAAGCAAAGGAACTAAAGTAGTGAAACCAACACATGAGAACCAACGCTTGTATCATTGCAATACAATTGAAGGCGTTTCAGAAGAAGAAACTGGTTTAAGATAG
- a CDS encoding amidohydrolase family protein: MKKLNILAVLLLIGTYYSAQKTYNHIALLNATAHIGNGKIIEGSLIVINKDKIETVSQTKGLKLDYKSFDTVIDLAGKHIYPALINTNNVLGLHDAEAVRATIDFHEVGTLNPHIRSLIAYNTDNLIIPTVKTNGVLYTQATPRSGLISGSSSILALEGWNWEDAVLKADDGIHLNFPKAVVNKWSEDDGLSKAQNKKYTEEMNLLTKFFEDAIAYCKTTDNKEKNLRFEAMRNVLNGTANLYIHSDHAKDILKALQFVQKLAIKKPVIVGGKESYRITAELKKYKVPVMLNRVNDLPDYTDDNVDIIYSLPYLLQKDSVIFCLQLEGDMEAMQSRNLPFNAGESVAYGLTKEQALSSITLNAAIILGVDKLIGSLEEGKLASLVISEGDLLDIRTNNIFLAYISGKKVDLYNKQTELYNKYKNKYGIK, encoded by the coding sequence ATGAAAAAATTAAACATACTTGCGGTTTTACTTTTGATCGGCACTTATTATTCGGCACAAAAAACGTATAACCACATTGCACTATTAAATGCCACGGCACATATTGGCAATGGAAAAATTATCGAGGGAAGTCTTATTGTAATCAATAAAGATAAAATTGAAACCGTTTCCCAAACCAAAGGCTTAAAGTTAGATTACAAATCGTTTGACACTGTTATTGATCTCGCCGGAAAACACATTTATCCAGCTTTAATTAATACGAACAATGTACTTGGTTTGCATGACGCAGAGGCAGTGAGAGCAACTATCGATTTCCATGAAGTAGGTACTCTAAACCCACACATTCGATCTTTGATCGCTTACAACACCGATAATCTTATTATTCCAACCGTTAAAACAAATGGCGTTTTGTACACACAAGCAACACCAAGAAGCGGTTTAATTAGTGGTTCTTCTTCTATTTTAGCTTTAGAAGGTTGGAACTGGGAAGATGCTGTATTAAAAGCCGATGACGGTATCCATCTTAATTTTCCAAAAGCGGTTGTCAATAAATGGTCTGAAGATGATGGCCTTTCTAAAGCGCAAAATAAAAAGTATACCGAGGAAATGAATCTTCTAACCAAGTTTTTTGAAGATGCCATTGCTTATTGTAAAACGACTGACAACAAGGAAAAAAATCTTCGCTTTGAAGCCATGAGAAACGTTTTAAATGGAACTGCAAATCTTTACATCCACAGTGATCACGCAAAAGATATTTTAAAGGCCTTACAATTCGTACAAAAACTTGCAATCAAAAAGCCTGTTATTGTTGGTGGAAAAGAGAGCTACCGCATCACCGCTGAACTTAAGAAATATAAAGTTCCTGTAATGCTTAACCGAGTGAACGACTTACCAGATTATACAGATGACAACGTAGATATCATCTACAGTTTACCATATCTTTTACAAAAAGACAGTGTCATATTCTGTCTTCAATTAGAAGGTGATATGGAAGCAATGCAAAGCAGAAATTTGCCTTTTAATGCTGGTGAATCTGTTGCATATGGTTTAACAAAAGAACAAGCACTTTCATCCATTACGCTGAATGCCGCCATTATTTTAGGCGTAGATAAATTAATTGGATCATTAGAAGAAGGTAAGTTGGCTTCACTTGTAATAAGTGAAGGTGATTTATTAGATATTAGAACAAATAACATTTTTCTTGCTTATATATCTGGTAAGAAAGTAGACCTTTACAACAAACAAACCGAACTTTATAATAAATACAAAAACAAATACGGAATCAAATAA
- the pdxA gene encoding 4-hydroxythreonine-4-phosphate dehydrogenase PdxA: MSDNKIIVGISQGDINGIGLEVVLKTLMEPGISEVCTPVLFSSQKTVSYYRKVLGLEEFSFNPMREFGQLNSKKPNVFVCYEEEVIVEMGKSSDTGGKYAYVSLEKATQALLDGNIDVLVTAPINKSNIQSEHFKFVGHTEYLGDKLGGEPLMILCSENGLRVALVTGHLPLKDVAPRITIDTVSKKIKQLHESLVKDFGISKPKIAVLGLNPHAGDAGTIGNEDMEIIKPAIESTKVHGLVYGPYAADGFFGNETYKQFDGVLAMYHDQGLIPFKSIAFNNGVNFTAGLNAIRTSPDHGTAYDIAGKNLANEQSFKMAIYAAIDIYKKRKLYSEISGNPLPFGHIKKER, encoded by the coding sequence ATGAGTGATAATAAAATAATTGTAGGAATCTCACAGGGCGATATTAATGGAATAGGCTTAGAAGTAGTTCTTAAAACATTAATGGAACCGGGTATTTCAGAAGTTTGCACTCCTGTTCTTTTTAGTTCGCAAAAAACAGTATCCTATTACCGCAAAGTCTTAGGTCTGGAGGAATTTAGCTTTAACCCAATGCGTGAATTTGGTCAGTTAAATAGTAAAAAACCAAATGTATTTGTGTGTTACGAGGAAGAAGTAATTGTAGAAATGGGTAAGTCAAGCGATACTGGAGGTAAATATGCTTACGTGTCTCTTGAAAAAGCGACTCAAGCTCTTTTGGATGGAAACATTGATGTTTTGGTTACTGCGCCTATTAATAAAAGTAATATTCAAAGCGAGCATTTTAAATTCGTGGGCCATACAGAATATTTAGGTGATAAATTAGGAGGTGAACCATTAATGATTTTGTGTTCTGAAAATGGACTGCGTGTAGCACTTGTTACCGGGCATCTTCCATTGAAGGATGTAGCACCTAGAATCACAATTGATACCGTTTCAAAAAAAATTAAACAACTGCACGAATCTTTGGTGAAAGATTTTGGTATAAGTAAACCAAAAATTGCGGTTTTAGGTTTAAACCCACATGCTGGTGATGCTGGAACAATCGGTAATGAGGATATGGAAATCATTAAGCCTGCTATTGAGAGCACCAAAGTACATGGATTGGTTTATGGTCCGTACGCTGCAGATGGGTTTTTTGGTAACGAAACCTACAAACAATTTGATGGTGTTTTAGCCATGTATCACGATCAAGGTTTAATACCCTTTAAATCAATTGCGTTCAATAATGGAGTAAACTTTACAGCAGGTTTAAATGCTATACGTACTAGTCCTGATCATGGCACTGCATATGACATTGCAGGGAAAAATTTAGCGAATGAACAGTCTTTTAAAATGGCAATTTATGCCGCAATCGATATTTATAAAAAGCGAAAACTGTATTCCGAAATCTCGGGCAATCCCTTACCATTTGGTCACATAAAAAAGGAGCGCTAA
- a CDS encoding AAA family ATPase has product MVDIKEINERIQRESAFVEMLTVEMDKVIIGQKSMVERLLIGLLSNGHILLEGVPGLAKTLAINTLAKCVDAQFSRIQFTPDLLPADVIGTQIYSQKQETFSIRKGPIFANFVLADEINRAPAKVQSALLEAMQEKQVTIGDQTFKLPNPFLVLATQNPIEQEGTYPLPEAQMDRFMLKIVIGYPNKEEERKIITSNIQPSGMPQANSILTTDAIVKARAVVKDVYMDEKIEKYIVDIVFASRYPKEYKLQKFEGLISYGGSPRASINLALAAKAYAFIKRRGYVIPEDVRAVCVDVMRHRVGLTYEAEAENITSEHIVTEILNTVEVP; this is encoded by the coding sequence ATGGTTGACATTAAAGAAATTAACGAACGCATTCAGCGCGAAAGTGCATTTGTAGAAATGCTTACTGTTGAAATGGATAAAGTTATCATAGGACAAAAATCTATGGTAGAACGCCTTTTGATTGGTTTGCTTAGTAATGGTCATATCTTGTTGGAAGGGGTTCCGGGTCTGGCGAAAACTTTAGCTATTAATACACTCGCTAAGTGTGTTGATGCGCAATTTAGCCGTATTCAATTTACACCCGATTTGTTACCAGCCGACGTTATTGGTACTCAAATTTATAGCCAGAAGCAAGAAACGTTTTCAATTCGTAAAGGGCCTATTTTCGCAAATTTTGTTTTGGCGGATGAGATCAATCGTGCTCCGGCAAAAGTGCAGTCTGCTTTACTAGAAGCGATGCAAGAAAAGCAAGTAACTATTGGTGATCAAACATTCAAATTACCGAATCCATTTTTAGTATTAGCAACACAAAATCCAATAGAGCAGGAGGGAACCTATCCATTACCTGAAGCGCAAATGGATCGTTTTATGTTGAAAATTGTAATTGGTTATCCGAATAAAGAAGAGGAAAGAAAAATTATTACATCAAATATTCAACCGTCTGGAATGCCACAAGCAAACAGCATTTTAACAACTGATGCGATCGTTAAAGCGAGAGCCGTTGTGAAAGATGTTTACATGGATGAAAAAATTGAAAAGTACATTGTAGATATTGTTTTTGCTTCACGTTATCCAAAAGAATACAAACTTCAAAAATTTGAAGGTTTAATTTCTTATGGTGGTTCTCCGCGTGCAAGTATTAACTTGGCATTGGCTGCAAAAGCATATGCATTTATTAAGCGTCGTGGTTATGTAATACCTGAAGACGTGCGCGCTGTTTGTGTTGACGTTATGCGTCACCGTGTCGGTTTAACGTATGAAGCGGAAGCAGAAAACATTACTTCTGAACATATCGTAACTGAAATTCTAAACACTGTTGAAGTTCCATAA
- a CDS encoding DUF58 domain-containing protein, which produces METADLLKKVRKIEIKTRGLSSHIFSGEYHSAFKGRGMAFSEVREYTPGDDIRSIDWNVTARFNTPFVKVFEEERELSVVLLVDVSASGGFGTNKQLKQDLITELCAVVAFSASQNNDKIGVIFFSDKIEKFIPPKKGKKHVLRIIRELIEFKPENRQTNIELALKYLSSIIKKRSIVFLISDFLTENNYKDALKIANKKHDIVALRIVDKAEVELPEVGLIKLKDNESGKITWVNTSDKFFRKQFAVNHLKFEAEIKDTFNRSGIDATKIFTHENYVKPLMNLFKNR; this is translated from the coding sequence ATGGAAACAGCCGATCTTTTAAAAAAAGTACGTAAAATCGAGATCAAAACCCGGGGATTAAGTAGTCATATTTTTTCCGGAGAATATCACAGTGCCTTCAAAGGACGTGGTATGGCTTTTTCAGAAGTCCGAGAATACACACCCGGAGACGATATTCGTTCTATTGATTGGAATGTAACAGCCAGATTTAATACTCCGTTTGTAAAAGTTTTTGAAGAAGAACGTGAACTGAGTGTTGTTCTATTAGTAGACGTTAGCGCCAGTGGTGGTTTCGGAACGAATAAACAACTTAAACAAGATCTTATAACTGAATTATGCGCCGTTGTTGCGTTTTCAGCTTCTCAAAACAACGATAAAATTGGTGTGATTTTTTTTAGTGATAAAATAGAAAAGTTTATCCCACCCAAAAAAGGAAAAAAACATGTACTAAGAATTATTCGTGAGCTCATAGAGTTTAAGCCTGAAAATAGACAAACGAATATTGAATTAGCTTTAAAATATTTATCAAGCATTATTAAAAAAAGAAGCATCGTTTTTTTAATCAGTGATTTTTTAACAGAGAATAATTACAAAGACGCGCTTAAGATTGCTAATAAAAAGCATGACATTGTTGCCTTAAGAATTGTTGATAAGGCGGAAGTGGAACTTCCAGAAGTTGGTTTGATAAAATTAAAAGATAACGAAAGTGGTAAAATCACTTGGGTAAATACGAGTGATAAATTTTTTAGAAAACAGTTCGCTGTTAATCACTTAAAGTTTGAAGCTGAAATAAAAGATACGTTTAACAGAAGTGGTATCGATGCTACAAAAATATTCACGCACGAAAATTATGTTAAACCATTAATGAATCTATTTAAAAATCGATAA